A genomic region of Ornithorhynchus anatinus isolate Pmale09 chromosome 7, mOrnAna1.pri.v4, whole genome shotgun sequence contains the following coding sequences:
- the LOC103167422 gene encoding glycine-rich protein A3-like, producing MWNQNAGIPPQRPQVCPIAPIPGTNMYPTGPNGQPYPTQGYPGSVPYPPGGYPGNLPGGYPGDGGHPPHGYHPQGQPPCGPMPPGQPGMMPGGPGYLPQQPGCCSGKKQKHCKKSSGHHCHKQRRDSSSSDSD from the exons gaatACCACCACAGAGGCCACAGGTCTGCCCCATCGCACCGATTCCTGGAACAAACATGTATCCCACTGGGCCCAACGGGCAGCCGTACCCTACTCAGGGTTACCCTGGGTCCGTTCCTTACCCACCTGGTGGTTACCCCGGCAACCTGCCGGGAGGGTATCCTGGTGACGGTGGGCACCCCCCCCACGGATATCACCCTCAAGGGCAACCCCCATGTGGACCCATGCCACCTGGGCAGCCGGGAATGATGCCCGGAGGCCCcggttatctacctcagcagccTGGTTGCTGCTCTGGAAAAAAGCAGAAACACTGTAAAAAAAGCTCTGGCCATCACTGTCACAAG CAACGTCGAGATTCAAGCAGTTCAGATTCGGACTGA